Proteins from a single region of Acidianus ambivalens:
- a CDS encoding PaREP1 family protein, with translation MRILKTSADVYLEEADELLDRGDTLQASEKYYKAAEEAIKILSGILLEDDIISEVRNKDWNTEIINKAVFKLSSILGKWIIESWGSAIALITVNLDAQQIKKYRESIVRLVQVADERFNRKIIERS, from the coding sequence ATGCGAATTCTAAAAACGTCTGCGGACGTTTACTTAGAGGAGGCTGATGAATTATTGGATAGAGGAGATACTTTACAAGCATCAGAAAAATATTACAAAGCTGCAGAAGAAGCAATAAAAATACTTTCTGGTATTCTCCTGGAAGATGATATAATTTCTGAGGTCAGAAATAAGGATTGGAATACAGAAATAATCAATAAGGCGGTATTTAAGTTATCCTCTATTCTTGGCAAGTGGATAATTGAAAGTTGGGGATCTGCAATAGCATTGATAACAGTAAACTTGGATGCCCAACAAATAAAAAAATATAGGGAAAGCATTGTTAGGTTAGTCCAAGTTGCTGACGAAAGATTCAATAGAAAAATTATTGAAAGAAGCTAG
- a CDS encoding ABC transporter permease subunit — protein MKLFKYIRLAISYAILIFMVLFSVFPLYYIIMTSLSNAPNLISLDVSDLFPKHIYFTAYRELLTANYYGGSFPLWIRNSIILASSTALISILLAMLTGYALSRLNIPAKKTLAAFIYIVTFFPYTATAVPLYLMFAKFHMLNYIGLIIAYTPGTSIFAAFLAKLAIDSIPPSYEEIAMVDGLSRFQVFLRIVMRLALPIVALTAILSFSGAYLDFALAYAFLLPHISEWTATIGLYYAAGLLNYASAPAYNLFAAGSVIMGIPLTALFIASQRMMTRAYSTLAGVK, from the coding sequence ATGAAACTCTTTAAGTATATTAGATTGGCAATTTCATATGCAATTTTAATATTCATGGTTCTTTTTTCCGTATTTCCATTATATTATATAATAATGACCTCTTTAAGTAACGCTCCTAATTTAATATCCTTAGATGTTTCAGATTTGTTTCCTAAACATATTTACTTTACCGCTTATAGGGAATTATTAACAGCTAATTACTATGGCGGAAGCTTTCCTTTATGGATTAGGAATAGCATAATTTTAGCATCTTCTACTGCGCTTATTTCCATTCTGCTTGCAATGCTAACTGGTTATGCTCTGTCTAGGTTGAATATTCCAGCAAAGAAAACCTTAGCAGCGTTTATTTATATAGTAACGTTTTTCCCTTACACGGCTACAGCAGTTCCATTATATCTAATGTTTGCAAAATTCCATATGTTAAATTATATAGGTTTAATTATAGCCTATACGCCAGGAACTTCAATATTCGCGGCATTCTTAGCAAAGCTTGCAATAGATTCTATTCCACCGTCGTATGAGGAAATAGCTATGGTTGATGGACTTTCTAGATTTCAAGTATTTCTAAGGATTGTTATGAGACTTGCATTACCAATAGTTGCTTTAACAGCTATACTTAGCTTTTCAGGAGCTTATTTAGATTTTGCGTTAGCTTATGCATTCTTATTACCACATATAAGTGAGTGGACTGCAACTATTGGACTATATTACGCTGCAGGACTTTTAAACTACGCTAGTGCTCCGGCATATAACCTCTTTGCCGCAGGCTCTGTTATAATGGGAATCCCATTAACGGCACTATTTATTGCTTCGCAAAGGATGATGACTAGGGCTTATAGTACTTTAGCTGGGGTGAAGTAA
- a CDS encoding family 1 glycosylhydrolase, translating into MKFGFSISSFQFEELNQNSDWYLWLTDYVNLSSKKVVGELPTKNFYLSRYREVHSLAVNLNASIWRMNLSWGRLFPSKDKVSQEALSKYKEILKDLKDKGFEVILCLNHFDLPLWIHDPIVARDSLLTQGPLGWYSSSTVEEFVKFSRFIHDNFSEYADLWCTFNEPNLLVTFAYLQGIFPPGISSRKAYETSLNNVIRAHQEVYNELKGEKVGIVYNIPAVQGSSAVENEIFEFLRKIDFDWLGVNYYTRLVTDEKGIPLEGYGPFCQFGSREGRDVSDYGWEVYPEGLTDVLKKVSSFGKPILVTENGVADEKDKIRPRFIIDHVNAIKKSGVNVEAYMYWSLYDNFEWNFGYKMKFGLYDINLNPRPSAFIFKELLKII; encoded by the coding sequence ATGAAGTTCGGATTTTCCATTTCATCATTCCAGTTTGAGGAGTTAAATCAGAACTCAGATTGGTACTTATGGCTAACTGATTACGTAAATCTTTCCAGCAAAAAAGTTGTTGGAGAACTACCTACAAAGAACTTTTACTTGTCTAGATATAGGGAAGTGCACAGCCTCGCAGTAAACCTAAACGCAAGCATTTGGAGAATGAACTTGAGCTGGGGCAGATTATTTCCTTCAAAGGATAAGGTTTCTCAAGAAGCTCTATCTAAATATAAGGAAATATTAAAAGACCTTAAGGATAAAGGATTTGAAGTAATACTCTGTTTAAACCACTTTGATTTACCTCTATGGATTCACGATCCAATCGTAGCTAGAGATTCTTTATTAACTCAAGGTCCTTTAGGTTGGTATTCATCCTCTACCGTAGAAGAATTTGTTAAATTTTCGAGGTTCATTCACGATAATTTTTCAGAATATGCAGATCTATGGTGTACTTTTAATGAGCCTAATTTGCTAGTAACTTTTGCTTATCTTCAAGGAATTTTCCCTCCTGGAATAAGTAGTAGGAAAGCTTATGAGACCAGCTTGAATAACGTAATAAGGGCTCATCAAGAGGTCTATAATGAATTGAAAGGTGAGAAGGTAGGAATAGTATATAATATCCCTGCGGTACAAGGGTCTTCGGCAGTTGAAAATGAAATCTTTGAATTTTTGAGGAAGATAGATTTTGATTGGCTAGGCGTAAATTACTATACAAGGTTGGTCACTGACGAGAAAGGCATTCCTCTAGAAGGCTATGGTCCTTTCTGCCAATTTGGGTCTAGGGAAGGCAGAGATGTCTCCGACTACGGATGGGAGGTTTATCCTGAAGGATTAACTGACGTACTTAAGAAGGTATCTAGCTTTGGTAAGCCTATATTGGTAACGGAAAACGGAGTTGCTGACGAGAAGGATAAGATTAGGCCTAGGTTTATAATAGACCATGTTAACGCTATTAAAAAGTCAGGAGTTAATGTTGAGGCTTATATGTACTGGTCTCTTTACGATAATTTTGAATGGAATTTTGGTTATAAAATGAAATTTGGACTTTATGATATTAACTTAAACCCTAGACCTAGTGCATTCATTTTTAAAGAATTACTAAAAATAATCTAA
- a CDS encoding glycoside hydrolase yields MDNRKKKRIVKVIILLFILLLSFPGFFVIDTSSESCYSNPYYPSYLLLSNWKNISVWIPTGIQVINRELNGFPQYNASIRNVFLGGIGILNLTVCLGINTKKAYLQLNNTVLLECNNSVCIILPPYTSYLLLILSVKTPFNITIKSNSSWLAQDNEFKNNISWLISNGSVIIKRTNLILSFQKTGEYYAEISLLVPPYENISHLLLLNNEAVKSWLGKSVTPKYLPKSLLREYYLSLLLIKDDQNPYLGDFAASPSPIYLYSWVRDSSFAALALQESGHYYSALKYWLWMANATSMGNGTWYTRYNFYTGKPCIGFGIPELDSLGLFEIGVYNFYILTHNVSFLDEVKPRLCEIIKYQTYEILESKFHLVPEDLSVWEDRLAYHFWTQSFNDLGLYDMEKLGFNVSYEEKLLNESILKYFWKNGYFASALGESVLYEENGEVEVLCPLPPAIDSSTLLPLDMGYLHLDSNYTNQDFNSVVSNLTVNGGLSRFPDDLYHYSESLYDSCESSPPWIITTMFEALYYAEKGETNSSIRLLCWAYNHSQQGLLPEAVAPVKGYPLPTTSPLTWSSAMFIIVSLSLKPQITTTTNITPTNGFILYSIIVLAIITISVIIYRKIILHSRHS; encoded by the coding sequence ATGGATAACAGAAAAAAGAAGAGGATAGTTAAAGTTATAATATTGCTTTTCATCCTTTTGCTTTCTTTTCCAGGTTTTTTCGTAATAGATACAAGTTCTGAAAGTTGTTATTCTAACCCTTATTATCCATCTTATTTATTGTTAAGTAACTGGAAGAATATTTCAGTTTGGATTCCTACCGGAATACAAGTTATAAATAGAGAACTTAATGGCTTTCCGCAATACAATGCATCAATAAGAAATGTATTTCTAGGAGGAATAGGTATACTTAATCTTACTGTTTGCCTTGGAATTAATACAAAGAAAGCCTATCTTCAACTTAACAACACTGTGTTGCTAGAATGTAATAATTCAGTCTGTATAATACTTCCTCCTTATACTAGTTATTTGTTACTCATCCTAAGCGTAAAAACTCCTTTCAACATTACTATAAAGTCAAATTCTTCTTGGCTGGCTCAGGATAACGAGTTCAAGAATAACATCTCTTGGTTAATATCAAATGGGAGTGTAATAATAAAGCGTACTAACTTAATTCTCTCTTTCCAAAAGACAGGAGAGTATTATGCAGAGATCTCACTACTTGTGCCTCCTTACGAAAACATATCTCACCTACTGTTGCTGAACAATGAAGCTGTTAAATCGTGGTTGGGTAAAAGCGTTACTCCTAAATATTTACCTAAATCTTTATTGAGAGAATATTATTTATCTTTACTTTTAATAAAGGACGATCAAAATCCCTATTTAGGAGATTTTGCAGCTTCTCCTTCTCCAATATATCTTTATTCATGGGTTAGAGACTCTTCTTTTGCAGCTTTAGCATTACAAGAGTCTGGGCATTATTATTCAGCTTTAAAATATTGGCTATGGATGGCTAATGCTACTTCAATGGGTAACGGAACATGGTATACGAGATACAACTTCTATACTGGAAAGCCTTGCATAGGATTTGGAATACCAGAATTAGACAGTCTAGGTTTATTTGAAATTGGAGTATACAATTTTTACATTCTTACGCACAACGTTTCTTTCCTAGACGAGGTTAAGCCTAGGCTGTGCGAAATAATAAAGTATCAAACCTATGAAATTCTCGAATCTAAATTCCACTTAGTTCCCGAAGACTTAAGCGTATGGGAAGATAGGTTAGCTTATCACTTCTGGACACAATCCTTTAACGATCTAGGTCTGTACGATATGGAAAAACTGGGGTTTAATGTTAGTTATGAGGAAAAATTGTTAAATGAAAGTATATTGAAATATTTCTGGAAAAATGGATATTTCGCCTCAGCTCTAGGAGAATCTGTACTCTATGAAGAAAATGGAGAAGTAGAAGTATTATGTCCATTACCGCCTGCAATAGATTCGTCAACGCTACTACCACTAGATATGGGTTATTTACATTTGGATTCAAATTATACTAATCAAGACTTTAACTCTGTAGTCTCTAACCTAACAGTTAATGGAGGGCTTTCGAGATTCCCTGACGACCTTTATCATTATTCCGAGTCTCTGTATGATAGTTGTGAGTCCAGCCCTCCTTGGATTATTACTACAATGTTTGAGGCGTTGTATTATGCAGAAAAAGGTGAGACTAACTCTTCTATTAGACTATTATGTTGGGCATATAATCATTCCCAACAAGGATTATTGCCAGAAGCGGTAGCCCCTGTAAAGGGATACCCATTGCCTACAACTTCTCCTCTCACGTGGTCTTCAGCTATGTTTATCATAGTCTCTCTCAGTCTTAAGCCTCAAATAACTACGACTACTAACATAACTCCTACTAATGGATTTATATTGTATTCAATCATAGTATTAGCAATTATTACTATAAGTGTAATAATATATAGAAAAATTATTTTACATTCCCGGCATTCCTGA
- a CDS encoding ABC transporter ATP-binding protein — protein sequence MAHVKLEDIWKIYKEKKKTVEVLRGINLEIEKGDFVVILGPSGEGKTTILRIIAGLLKQDKGHVYLRGKLADDMSPKDRNIAMVPQNYAVYPFMNVFDNIAFPLKIEHVPKEEIRKRVLEVAEMLKIDNLLDRKPSQLSGGQLQRVAIARALVKNADIILMDEPLSNLDAQVRVLAREELKELQQKLGPTIIYVTHDQAEALSLATKLALLHDGKIQAYGDPLELYGQPNNSWVASFLGNPAMNLIRSEIAGEKIEFDGQAIPLPERFKGIINSNKVILGIRPENIEISQDGDIEGVVELVEKLGSFTITHVRVGNDIIKVIDKAFIKREKGEKVKLKFDYSRIELFDAESGVNLMIKNG from the coding sequence ATGGCTCACGTAAAGCTAGAGGATATATGGAAGATATATAAGGAAAAGAAGAAGACGGTTGAAGTACTTAGGGGCATAAATCTGGAGATAGAGAAAGGAGATTTCGTAGTCATTTTAGGACCTTCGGGAGAAGGTAAGACTACTATACTAAGGATAATAGCTGGATTACTTAAACAAGATAAAGGTCACGTTTACTTAAGAGGAAAACTGGCAGACGATATGTCACCTAAAGATAGAAATATTGCCATGGTACCACAAAACTATGCTGTATATCCTTTCATGAACGTTTTTGATAACATAGCATTTCCATTAAAGATAGAGCACGTGCCTAAGGAAGAAATAAGAAAAAGAGTCTTAGAAGTAGCAGAAATGTTAAAAATCGATAATTTACTTGATAGAAAGCCTTCACAGCTGAGCGGAGGACAGTTACAGAGAGTCGCAATAGCTAGAGCTCTAGTTAAAAATGCGGATATAATATTAATGGACGAACCATTGTCAAACCTAGATGCCCAGGTTAGAGTATTAGCTAGAGAAGAGCTAAAAGAGTTGCAACAAAAGCTAGGGCCAACAATTATATACGTAACTCATGATCAAGCAGAGGCACTTAGCTTAGCTACTAAATTAGCACTTCTTCATGATGGAAAAATACAAGCTTACGGAGATCCTCTTGAATTATATGGACAGCCCAATAATTCTTGGGTAGCAAGTTTTCTTGGAAATCCTGCTATGAACTTAATAAGATCTGAAATAGCCGGTGAGAAGATTGAATTTGATGGGCAAGCAATACCTTTGCCTGAGAGGTTTAAAGGGATTATTAACTCAAACAAGGTAATTCTTGGTATAAGGCCTGAGAATATCGAAATATCACAAGATGGTGACATTGAAGGAGTAGTAGAGCTAGTAGAAAAACTTGGAAGTTTTACAATCACTCACGTAAGAGTAGGAAATGATATAATAAAGGTAATTGATAAGGCGTTCATAAAGAGGGAAAAAGGAGAGAAGGTTAAGTTGAAATTCGATTATAGCAGAATTGAACTATTTGATGCAGAATCTGGAGTCAACTTGATGATTAAAAATGGATAA
- a CDS encoding amino acid permease — MKFLRESTGLVKEFGAVDAFALNFSFLGPAAGVSYPLFVSAFLPNSSWILSVILGAVLMIPLVLNYYLLNALIPRSAGDYIYVSRAFGPFAGSILGMSLLMSFMMGFPVLAMLEVIMVIVPGLQAIGYSLGNEALINFANSILSSPVNLFITTTLIVLIAFLLSSSERYYARTFRYLTFLQIIGTVIMIYGLLTFHYAGVSLDPKLNTQTFALSSIFVLSLFAFANAPSFFAGEIKKSRKSFLAGYLLSYTVATIFALLLIISLEIGIGKENYVSAVISGWNLPISTSSLLSFGVLPFIHYPAIVMFIFVTALSWYLLYAMINVGASSRILFSLSFDRLLPAFLADVKRGVPFNALLLSFLVSMIFNYVEVYLGYSVSFAIDGLWFVIWNYLIVAIASIKFYKLDKRVLYTSISSVITLSAVVFITLYYGIVNSTFGGVIFEGNFAFDIISIFIPPITGAVTYVISQKVRSKQGIKLSLIYKEIPPE; from the coding sequence ATGAAGTTCTTAAGAGAATCCACGGGATTAGTTAAGGAGTTCGGTGCAGTAGATGCTTTCGCATTAAACTTTTCCTTCCTAGGCCCTGCTGCTGGAGTTTCTTATCCTCTTTTCGTCTCAGCGTTCTTGCCAAACTCCAGCTGGATATTGTCAGTAATTCTTGGAGCAGTACTAATGATTCCGCTCGTTCTCAATTATTATTTACTTAATGCATTAATCCCTAGGTCAGCAGGAGATTACATTTACGTTTCCAGAGCTTTCGGACCCTTTGCAGGGAGCATTTTAGGAATGTCTTTGTTGATGTCCTTTATGATGGGCTTCCCCGTGTTAGCAATGCTTGAAGTAATAATGGTCATAGTCCCAGGGTTACAAGCAATAGGTTACAGCCTAGGCAATGAGGCGTTAATCAATTTTGCAAATTCAATACTTTCTTCTCCTGTGAATTTGTTTATTACTACTACTTTAATTGTGCTAATAGCTTTCCTTCTCTCGTCTTCCGAAAGATATTATGCAAGGACTTTCCGTTATTTAACTTTCCTGCAGATAATAGGTACGGTAATAATGATTTATGGACTACTTACCTTCCATTATGCAGGAGTTAGCCTAGATCCTAAATTAAATACTCAAACTTTTGCGTTGTCCTCTATCTTCGTGCTGTCATTATTTGCATTTGCTAACGCTCCTTCGTTTTTTGCGGGAGAAATAAAGAAGAGTAGGAAAAGTTTCCTAGCCGGGTATTTATTATCTTACACTGTTGCAACAATTTTCGCATTACTTTTAATAATTTCTCTAGAAATAGGAATTGGCAAGGAAAACTACGTTTCGGCAGTTATCTCTGGCTGGAATTTACCAATTTCTACTTCATCCCTTCTTTCCTTCGGAGTGTTGCCTTTCATTCATTATCCCGCAATAGTCATGTTTATATTCGTGACGGCGCTTAGTTGGTACTTACTTTACGCAATGATTAATGTAGGAGCCTCCTCAAGGATTTTATTCTCCTTATCTTTTGATAGATTATTGCCTGCATTTTTAGCTGATGTCAAAAGAGGTGTTCCCTTCAACGCTCTCCTACTTAGTTTTCTGGTTTCAATGATATTCAATTACGTTGAAGTGTACTTAGGATATTCAGTAAGTTTCGCAATTGACGGACTTTGGTTCGTTATATGGAATTACTTGATCGTCGCCATAGCGTCAATAAAGTTTTACAAGTTAGATAAAAGAGTACTTTACACTTCAATTTCTTCAGTAATTACACTTTCCGCAGTAGTATTCATTACATTATATTATGGAATAGTTAACTCTACATTTGGAGGAGTGATTTTCGAAGGAAACTTTGCCTTTGACATAATCTCTATTTTCATTCCGCCGATTACCGGTGCAGTGACGTACGTAATATCTCAAAAGGTTAGGAGTAAACAAGGAATAAAACTCTCTTTAATATATAAGGAAATTCCACCAGAATGA
- a CDS encoding carbohydrate ABC transporter permease, with the protein MTSSKNGKNEDNGFLYILPILILTIFVFILPLVYALYISFTNMNLFHLFNYNIVGLKNYAIIFECGYFWELIKNTLIWTLGSLVTMMSLGFLLALILNQRDLKGKSIFYAFLILPWAFPGFISLLIWQGLWVDPYGMMNKLILPMLHLPRINSLISTTDAWIELILTNDWLSFPYFMTVFYSSLQSIPHELYDLAELDGAGTLTKFFRITLPSLKRTIAFVFITSFVFTWNNFYPIFILTGGGPGISTETFIVYAYEEAFDYSNFALASAWSVISTIFVIILGLIVIKYTHILDSFS; encoded by the coding sequence ATGACTAGCTCAAAAAATGGTAAAAATGAAGATAATGGTTTTTTATATATTCTCCCCATATTAATTCTCACAATTTTCGTATTTATTTTACCTTTAGTTTATGCATTATATATTTCCTTTACTAATATGAATTTATTTCATTTATTCAACTATAATATTGTTGGATTGAAGAATTATGCTATAATTTTTGAATGCGGGTACTTTTGGGAACTAATTAAGAATACTTTAATCTGGACTTTAGGTAGTCTAGTTACTATGATGAGTCTAGGGTTTTTATTAGCATTGATATTAAATCAGAGAGATCTTAAGGGTAAATCGATATTTTATGCTTTCCTTATCTTACCTTGGGCGTTTCCCGGGTTTATATCTCTTCTAATTTGGCAGGGACTCTGGGTCGATCCTTACGGAATGATGAATAAGTTAATTTTACCTATGTTGCATTTACCTAGGATTAATTCATTAATTTCAACTACTGACGCTTGGATAGAATTAATTTTAACCAATGACTGGCTATCTTTCCCGTACTTTATGACTGTATTTTATTCTTCCCTGCAGAGCATACCTCATGAACTTTACGATCTTGCAGAATTAGATGGAGCAGGTACATTAACTAAATTCTTCAGAATTACTTTGCCTTCACTTAAGAGAACTATAGCTTTCGTTTTCATAACGAGTTTTGTATTTACGTGGAACAACTTTTATCCAATATTTATCCTAACAGGTGGCGGTCCAGGAATTTCCACAGAAACGTTCATAGTTTATGCTTATGAAGAAGCATTTGACTACAGTAATTTTGCCTTAGCTTCAGCATGGTCAGTAATATCTACGATATTCGTAATAATTTTAGGCTTAATTGTAATAAAATATACTCATATATTAGATTCGTTTAGTTAA
- a CDS encoding AbrB family transcriptional regulator, translated as MLNTAIIIVKATKDNTICIPKDIAERAGIKERDHALIRVKDESTIEIIPRKYWAEITADEIEEVGEEISRSLGI; from the coding sequence GTGTTAAATACAGCAATTATAATAGTGAAAGCAACTAAGGATAACACCATTTGTATCCCAAAAGATATTGCAGAGCGTGCTGGCATAAAAGAAAGAGATCATGCCCTAATAAGAGTAAAAGATGAAAGTACAATAGAAATAATTCCTCGTAAGTACTGGGCAGAAATAACTGCTGATGAAATAGAAGAAGTTGGGGAAGAGATTAGTAGATCTCTTGGAATTTAA
- a CDS encoding C2H2-type zinc finger protein yields MANLTLFKALLLIGFEKVAPRTLKRGDVTITVTFIPNVKWIVRLPHITYELSTQKEVLHKLVHEGIISRKELEYLASIGLDIAKEEIVQSEEITTGSLIDVRRAFITQVIMPRLEILLRTNGMKCPVCGKRFRSTTEFYNHLNTTEVRAEEHKKILEGIYEEVTGIKP; encoded by the coding sequence ATGGCAAATTTGACGTTATTCAAGGCTCTTCTATTAATAGGTTTTGAAAAAGTCGCTCCTCGTACATTAAAGCGGGGAGACGTTACTATTACAGTAACCTTCATTCCTAACGTTAAGTGGATTGTAAGATTACCTCACATAACTTATGAGCTTTCTACTCAAAAAGAGGTTTTACACAAGTTAGTGCATGAAGGAATAATTTCAAGAAAAGAATTGGAATATCTAGCGTCAATAGGATTGGACATAGCTAAGGAGGAAATAGTGCAAAGCGAGGAAATAACTACTGGAAGTTTAATTGATGTGAGGAGAGCTTTCATAACTCAAGTTATAATGCCTAGGTTGGAAATCTTGTTAAGAACTAACGGAATGAAATGCCCGGTTTGCGGTAAAAGGTTCAGGAGTACTACAGAATTTTATAACCACTTAAATACTACAGAAGTGAGAGCTGAAGAGCATAAGAAAATCCTTGAAGGTATATATGAAGAAGTTACCGGAATTAAACCTTAA
- a CDS encoding DUF302 domain-containing protein, with protein sequence MIIKECKFSFEECEKIIKDKIKEVGEIFAEIDHSKNAEKVGLSLPKDKVIIFGNPRAGTLLMQEKIEVSLDLPLRIAIWEKDGKTFIQTKLPSEIAKEYGITHEIIKKMDKAVYYVISSIT encoded by the coding sequence ATGATAATTAAAGAATGTAAATTTAGTTTTGAAGAATGCGAAAAAATAATAAAAGATAAAATAAAGGAGGTAGGTGAAATATTTGCTGAAATAGACCATTCTAAAAACGCTGAAAAGGTGGGACTTTCATTACCTAAAGATAAGGTCATAATATTCGGCAATCCTAGGGCAGGAACTTTATTAATGCAAGAGAAGATAGAGGTAAGTCTAGATCTTCCACTTAGGATAGCAATTTGGGAAAAGGATGGAAAAACGTTTATACAAACTAAGTTGCCTAGCGAAATAGCTAAAGAATACGGGATTACACATGAGATAATTAAGAAAATGGATAAGGCAGTATATTACGTAATTAGTTCAATAACCTAA
- a CDS encoding extracellular solute-binding protein: MKDGKNSKLALSKITAAVIVVIIIIAAVAVFYLLIKPPSSVTPTTTSTKPSVSGPLNITNATDLMKLVGLNSTPSSPVTITVWNSYSTSENQAFNQTLAQFEKEFPWIHVDVTYGVGVGCSQFEEAAKGHDAPIVYRDTSNSGGALFCAGLLLNLSEYLPPQVFSLYLNCSISDWSIGKAVYGLPDDINYIVMFYNKQYVPYAPNTTCEMVKIAEEVNTTDHVWGIAYGASDEYGYRFAAWFAGFGGQIFTTQNGQVVPALNSTAMVDALNFWYNLTYDLHINYLAPSTGAGGAEGELFEAGKAAIIFDGPWDLNAYLQALGSNLGAAPLPVVSQTGIRAEPFLGATGWMISNPSVSGATPLQIKAALIFILFVTNCQSDYRLWCIAHDIPANKIAYNEAMAELKAGKLTPSYLNQIMEGILEQAQYTQKFPNIPQMAYYWNSFHTAASEFFAQQINAQTAAQTMESNFINCLKKNGLLSSSFEILPLPPALIDAILLLLSVFMIPEIKYKVKAL; the protein is encoded by the coding sequence ATGAAAGATGGAAAGAATTCCAAGCTAGCCTTATCTAAAATAACTGCTGCGGTAATAGTTGTAATAATAATTATAGCTGCAGTAGCGGTATTTTACTTGCTTATTAAACCACCGTCAAGTGTAACACCAACCACTACGTCAACAAAACCTTCCGTTAGTGGACCTTTAAACATAACAAATGCTACTGACTTAATGAAATTAGTAGGTCTTAATTCTACACCTTCTTCGCCAGTAACTATAACAGTTTGGAATAGTTACAGCACTTCCGAGAATCAAGCTTTCAACCAAACTTTAGCTCAGTTTGAAAAAGAGTTTCCATGGATACATGTGGACGTAACTTATGGAGTAGGTGTAGGATGCTCTCAATTTGAAGAAGCGGCAAAAGGTCATGACGCTCCTATAGTATATAGGGATACTTCAAATTCTGGAGGTGCACTATTCTGTGCAGGGCTTTTACTAAACTTGAGTGAATATTTACCTCCTCAAGTATTTTCATTATATCTTAATTGCTCTATATCCGATTGGTCAATAGGAAAGGCAGTTTATGGTCTTCCAGACGATATAAACTACATCGTGATGTTCTATAATAAGCAATACGTGCCTTATGCACCAAATACAACTTGCGAAATGGTAAAAATTGCTGAGGAAGTTAATACAACAGATCATGTGTGGGGAATTGCATACGGTGCGAGTGATGAGTATGGATATAGATTTGCCGCGTGGTTTGCAGGATTTGGAGGACAAATATTTACTACTCAAAACGGTCAAGTAGTTCCTGCGTTAAATTCCACGGCTATGGTTGACGCACTAAACTTCTGGTATAATCTAACTTATGATTTACACATTAATTATTTAGCACCATCTACTGGTGCTGGAGGAGCGGAAGGAGAATTATTTGAGGCTGGAAAAGCTGCTATCATATTTGACGGGCCTTGGGATCTCAACGCTTACTTACAGGCTTTAGGTTCAAACTTAGGTGCAGCACCATTACCAGTAGTAAGTCAAACTGGAATAAGGGCTGAGCCTTTCTTAGGAGCTACTGGTTGGATGATATCTAATCCATCAGTTAGCGGAGCAACGCCTTTGCAAATTAAGGCAGCATTAATATTCATATTATTTGTAACTAATTGCCAATCCGATTATAGATTATGGTGTATAGCCCACGATATTCCAGCTAATAAAATAGCTTATAATGAGGCTATGGCAGAGTTAAAAGCAGGAAAATTAACGCCATCCTACTTGAATCAAATAATGGAAGGAATTTTAGAGCAAGCCCAATATACGCAAAAGTTCCCCAATATACCACAAATGGCGTATTATTGGAATTCATTCCACACTGCAGCCAGTGAATTTTTCGCTCAGCAGATAAATGCACAGACTGCCGCTCAAACTATGGAGAGCAACTTTATCAACTGCTTAAAGAAGAACGGTTTGTTATCTTCTTCGTTTGAAATACTTCCATTACCTCCAGCGTTAATTGATGCAATACTCTTGCTATTATCAGTATTTATGATTCCAGAGATAAAATATAAGGTGAAAGCTTTATGA